From the Stigmatella erecta genome, one window contains:
- the rpsG gene encoding 30S ribosomal protein S7 has translation MPRRRVVAKRKILPDPKYQDRLVTKFVNDLMRKGKKSIAEGVCYGAFALIEERAKEDPLKTFKKALDNVKPVLEVKSRRVGGATYQVPVEVRQDRRVALGMRWIISYSKARGEKTMQEKLAGEIMDAANNRGNAVKKREDTHKMAEANKAFAHYRW, from the coding sequence ATGCCTCGTCGTCGAGTAGTCGCCAAGCGCAAGATTCTGCCGGATCCGAAGTACCAAGATCGGCTCGTCACCAAGTTCGTCAACGACCTGATGCGCAAGGGGAAGAAGTCCATCGCGGAGGGCGTGTGCTACGGCGCCTTCGCCCTCATCGAGGAGCGCGCGAAGGAAGACCCCCTGAAGACCTTCAAGAAGGCGCTGGACAACGTGAAGCCGGTGCTCGAGGTCAAGAGCCGCCGCGTCGGCGGTGCCACGTACCAGGTGCCCGTGGAGGTCCGTCAGGACCGCCGGGTCGCGCTCGGCATGCGGTGGATCATCTCCTACTCCAAGGCCCGGGGTGAGAAGACCATGCAGGAGAAGCTCGCCGGGGAAATCATGGATGCCGCCAACAACCGGGGCAACGCCGTGAAGAAGCGCGAGGACACGCACAAGATGGCGGAGGCGAACAAGGCCTTCGCGCACTACCGCTGGTAG
- the rpsL gene encoding 30S ribosomal protein S12 — protein sequence MPTISQLVRKGREKLNIKGKSPALKECPQKRGVCTRVYTTTPKKPNSALRKVARVRLTNGIEVTSYIPGVGHNLQEHSVVMIRGGRVKDLPGVRYHIVRGTLDSVGVANRKQSRSKYGAKRPS from the coding sequence GTGCCGACGATCAGCCAGCTGGTCCGCAAGGGCCGCGAGAAGTTGAACATCAAGGGCAAGAGCCCCGCGCTCAAGGAGTGCCCTCAGAAGCGCGGCGTGTGCACCCGCGTCTACACCACCACGCCGAAGAAGCCGAACTCGGCCCTTCGCAAGGTGGCGCGCGTGCGCCTCACCAACGGGATCGAAGTGACGTCCTACATCCCGGGCGTGGGTCACAACCTCCAGGAGCACTCGGTGGTGATGATCCGCGGCGGCCGCGTGAAGGACCTCCCGGGTGTGCGCTACCACATCGTCCGTGGAACGCTGGACTCCGTGGGCGTGGCCAACCGCAAGCAGAGCCGCTCCAAGTACGGCGCCAAGCGCCCGAGCTGA
- the rimI gene encoding ribosomal protein S18-alanine N-acetyltransferase, whose product MRRMTEEEGAPEQKPSPFLIRPMTHEDMPAVTALEQASFRNPWSPELLRRELDHDWSTILLVEEPQPDGTRKLLGLAIFWIVQDEVHVLNVATAPEQRRRGVARAVMDEVLARGRARRCVLATLEVRRSNEAALGLYKSLGFRPVGVRPNYYADEGEDAIVMVLDF is encoded by the coding sequence ATGAGACGCATGACGGAGGAAGAGGGCGCACCGGAGCAGAAGCCATCCCCGTTCCTGATCCGCCCCATGACCCACGAGGACATGCCGGCGGTGACCGCGCTGGAGCAGGCCTCCTTCCGCAACCCCTGGTCGCCGGAGCTGCTGCGGCGCGAGCTGGACCACGACTGGTCCACGATCCTCCTGGTGGAGGAGCCGCAGCCGGACGGCACCCGGAAGCTGCTGGGGCTGGCCATCTTCTGGATCGTCCAGGACGAGGTCCACGTGCTCAACGTGGCGACGGCCCCCGAGCAGCGGCGGCGCGGGGTGGCCCGGGCGGTGATGGACGAGGTGCTGGCGCGGGGCAGGGCGCGGCGCTGCGTGCTGGCCACGCTGGAGGTACGCCGCAGCAACGAGGCGGCCCTGGGGCTCTACAAGTCCCTGGGCTTCCGCCCGGTCGGTGTGCGTCCGAACTACTATGCGGACGAGGGTGAGGACGCGATCGTGATGGTCCTCGACTTCTAA